A genomic region of Canis aureus isolate CA01 chromosome 16, VMU_Caureus_v.1.0, whole genome shotgun sequence contains the following coding sequences:
- the BTBD17 gene encoding BTB/POZ domain-containing protein 17 isoform X1, protein MLGLLCASLELWEGKCYIWKLEAGKRSLLRAQRADVGGESTGTSINHSQTLLQRLQELLRQGNASDVVLRVQAAGTDEVRVFHTHRLLLGLHSELFRELLSNQSEVVLQEPRDCAAVFDKFIRYLYCGELTVLLAQAIPLHRLATKYGVASLQRGVADYMRAHLAGGAGPAVGWYHYAVSTGDEALRQSCLQFLAWNLSAVAASAEWGAVSPELLAQLLPRSDLVLQDELELFHALEAWLGRTRPAPAVAERALRAIRYPMIPPAQLFQLQARSAALARHGPAVADLLLQAYQFHAASPLHFAKFFDVNGSAFLPRNYLAPAWGAPWVISNPARDDRSTSFQTQLGPSGHDAGRRVTWNVLFSPRWLPVSLRPVYADAAGAALPPARPEDGRPRLVVTPASSGGDAAGVSFQKTVLVGARQHGRLLVRHAYSFHQSSEEAGDFLAHADLQRRNSEYLVENALHLHLIVKPVYHTLIRTPK, encoded by the exons ATGTTGGGTCTGCTGTGTGCGTCCTTGGAACTCTGGGAAGGGAAGTGTTATATTTGGAAGTTAGAAGCTGGTAAAAGAAGCCTTCTAAGAG CTCAGAGAGCCGATGTTGGTGGCGAGTCCACGGGCACCTCCATCAACCACTCCCAGACGCTGCTCCAACGCTTGCAGGAGCTGCTGCGGCAGGGCAATGCCAGCGACGTGGTTCTGCGGGTACAGGCCGCGGGGACGGACGAGGTCCGCGTGTTTCACACGCACCGCCTGCTGCTGGGCCTACACAGCGAGCTCTTCCGGGAGCTGCTGAGTAACCAGAGTGAGGTGGTGCTTCAGGAGCCCCGGGACTGCGCTGCTGTCTTCGACAAGTTCATCAG GTACCTGTACTGCGGCGAGCTGACCGTGCTGCTGGCCCAGGCCATCCCCCTGCACCGGCTGGCCACCAAGTACGGCGTGGCCTCCCTGCAGCGCGGCGTGGCCGACTACATGCGGGCGCACctggcgggcggcgcgggcccTGCGGTCGGCTGGTACCACTACGCGGTGAGTACCGGGGACGAGGCCCTGCGCCAGAGCTGCCTGCAGTTCCTGGCCTGGAACCTGTCGGCCGTGGCGGCCAGCGCGGAGTGGGGCGCCGTGAGCCCCGAGCTGCTGGCGCAGCTGCTGCCGCGCTCGGACCTGGTGCTGCAGGACGAGCTGGAGCTGTTCCACGCGCTCGAGGCGTGGCTGGGCCGCACCCGCCCTGCCCCGGCTGTGGCCGAGCGCGCGCTGCGGGCCATCCGCTACCCCATGATCCCGCCGGCCCAGCTGTTCCAGCTGCAGGCGCGCTCGGCCGCCCTGGCGCGCCACGGCCCCGCGGTGGCCGACCTGCTGCTGCAGGCCTACCAGTTCCACGCCGCCTCGCCGCTGCACTTCGCCAAGTTCTTCGACGTCAACGGCAGCGCCTTCCTGCCCCGCAACTACCTCGCGCCCGCCTGGGGCGCCCCGTGGGTCATCAGCAACCCGGCCCGCGACGACCGCAGCACCAGCTTCCAGACGCAGCTGGGCCCCAGCGGCCACGACGCGGGCCGCCGGGTCACCTGGAACGTGCTCTTCTCGCCGCGCTGGCTGCCCGTCAGCCTGCGGCCCGTCTACGCGGACGCCGCGGGCGCCGCGCTGCCCCCCGCACGCCCCGAGGACGGCCGGCCGCGCCTGGTGGTCACCCCGGCCAGCAGCGGCGGCGACGCGGCCGGCGTGAGCTTCCAGAAGACGGTGCTGGTGGGGGCGCGCCAGCACGGCCGCCTGCTGGTGCGCCACGCCTACAGCTTCCACCAGAGCAGCGAGGAGGCCGGCGACTTCCTGGCGCACGCGGACCTGCAGCGCCGCAACTCCGAGTACCTGGTGGAGAACGCCCTGCACCTCCACCTCATCGTCAAGCCCGTCTACCACACCCTCATCCGGACCCCCAAGTAG
- the BTBD17 gene encoding BTB/POZ domain-containing protein 17 isoform X2, whose product MLRLGCAKPGSWASFWAVLTLVGLATRAAQRADVGGESTGTSINHSQTLLQRLQELLRQGNASDVVLRVQAAGTDEVRVFHTHRLLLGLHSELFRELLSNQSEVVLQEPRDCAAVFDKFIRYLYCGELTVLLAQAIPLHRLATKYGVASLQRGVADYMRAHLAGGAGPAVGWYHYAVSTGDEALRQSCLQFLAWNLSAVAASAEWGAVSPELLAQLLPRSDLVLQDELELFHALEAWLGRTRPAPAVAERALRAIRYPMIPPAQLFQLQARSAALARHGPAVADLLLQAYQFHAASPLHFAKFFDVNGSAFLPRNYLAPAWGAPWVISNPARDDRSTSFQTQLGPSGHDAGRRVTWNVLFSPRWLPVSLRPVYADAAGAALPPARPEDGRPRLVVTPASSGGDAAGVSFQKTVLVGARQHGRLLVRHAYSFHQSSEEAGDFLAHADLQRRNSEYLVENALHLHLIVKPVYHTLIRTPK is encoded by the exons ATGCTTCGCTTGGGCTGTGCCAAGCCTGGGTCCTGGGCCAGCTTCTGGGCCGTCCTGACCTTGGTGGGTCTGGCCACTCGAGCCG CTCAGAGAGCCGATGTTGGTGGCGAGTCCACGGGCACCTCCATCAACCACTCCCAGACGCTGCTCCAACGCTTGCAGGAGCTGCTGCGGCAGGGCAATGCCAGCGACGTGGTTCTGCGGGTACAGGCCGCGGGGACGGACGAGGTCCGCGTGTTTCACACGCACCGCCTGCTGCTGGGCCTACACAGCGAGCTCTTCCGGGAGCTGCTGAGTAACCAGAGTGAGGTGGTGCTTCAGGAGCCCCGGGACTGCGCTGCTGTCTTCGACAAGTTCATCAG GTACCTGTACTGCGGCGAGCTGACCGTGCTGCTGGCCCAGGCCATCCCCCTGCACCGGCTGGCCACCAAGTACGGCGTGGCCTCCCTGCAGCGCGGCGTGGCCGACTACATGCGGGCGCACctggcgggcggcgcgggcccTGCGGTCGGCTGGTACCACTACGCGGTGAGTACCGGGGACGAGGCCCTGCGCCAGAGCTGCCTGCAGTTCCTGGCCTGGAACCTGTCGGCCGTGGCGGCCAGCGCGGAGTGGGGCGCCGTGAGCCCCGAGCTGCTGGCGCAGCTGCTGCCGCGCTCGGACCTGGTGCTGCAGGACGAGCTGGAGCTGTTCCACGCGCTCGAGGCGTGGCTGGGCCGCACCCGCCCTGCCCCGGCTGTGGCCGAGCGCGCGCTGCGGGCCATCCGCTACCCCATGATCCCGCCGGCCCAGCTGTTCCAGCTGCAGGCGCGCTCGGCCGCCCTGGCGCGCCACGGCCCCGCGGTGGCCGACCTGCTGCTGCAGGCCTACCAGTTCCACGCCGCCTCGCCGCTGCACTTCGCCAAGTTCTTCGACGTCAACGGCAGCGCCTTCCTGCCCCGCAACTACCTCGCGCCCGCCTGGGGCGCCCCGTGGGTCATCAGCAACCCGGCCCGCGACGACCGCAGCACCAGCTTCCAGACGCAGCTGGGCCCCAGCGGCCACGACGCGGGCCGCCGGGTCACCTGGAACGTGCTCTTCTCGCCGCGCTGGCTGCCCGTCAGCCTGCGGCCCGTCTACGCGGACGCCGCGGGCGCCGCGCTGCCCCCCGCACGCCCCGAGGACGGCCGGCCGCGCCTGGTGGTCACCCCGGCCAGCAGCGGCGGCGACGCGGCCGGCGTGAGCTTCCAGAAGACGGTGCTGGTGGGGGCGCGCCAGCACGGCCGCCTGCTGGTGCGCCACGCCTACAGCTTCCACCAGAGCAGCGAGGAGGCCGGCGACTTCCTGGCGCACGCGGACCTGCAGCGCCGCAACTCCGAGTACCTGGTGGAGAACGCCCTGCACCTCCACCTCATCGTCAAGCCCGTCTACCACACCCTCATCCGGACCCCCAAGTAG